Proteins encoded together in one Trueperaceae bacterium window:
- a CDS encoding metalloregulator ArsR/SmtB family transcription factor produces MQPIDRLAALSDPTRRRVFEMVLRRPSPVGRLASALPVSRPAVSQHLRVLLDAGLVVAEREGASRVYRADAAGLAELRAWFEELWDDALDAFEAAARKEHEMRSTTEAIAPVVKTRTVPLPVEAAFDLFTGRIGEWWPTATHSIAGDDVAEVRFEGRVGGRIVEVARDGTECSWGEVMAWNPP; encoded by the coding sequence ATGCAGCCCATCGACAGGCTCGCGGCGCTCTCGGACCCCACGCGCCGGCGCGTGTTCGAGATGGTCCTGCGCCGTCCCAGCCCCGTCGGCCGGCTCGCCAGCGCCCTGCCCGTGAGCCGCCCGGCCGTCTCCCAGCACCTGCGCGTGCTGCTCGACGCCGGGCTGGTCGTGGCGGAGCGCGAGGGCGCGAGCCGGGTCTACCGCGCGGACGCGGCGGGGCTGGCGGAGCTGCGCGCCTGGTTCGAGGAGCTGTGGGACGACGCGCTCGACGCCTTCGAGGCGGCCGCGCGGAAGGAGCACGAGATGCGGAGTACGACCGAGGCGATAGCCCCCGTGGTCAAGACGAGGACGGTACCGCTGCCCGTCGAGGCGGCGTTCGACCTGTTCACCGGGCGCATCGGCGAGTGGTGGCCCACGGCCACGCACTCGATAGCCGGCGACGACGTGGCGGAGGTCAGGTTCGAGGGCCGCGTGGGCGGGCGGATCGTCGAGGTCGCCAGGGACGGCACCGAGTGCAGCTGGGGCGAGGTCATGGCCTGGAACCCGCCGC
- a CDS encoding prephenate dehydrogenase/arogenate dehydrogenase family protein has protein sequence MSAGRTLAVAGVGLIGGSVALGVREHGLFERVIGFDHDAKALDAALGLGAVDEARLEPGDWLADVDVLVLAAPTRALPDLARALLPHLRPTAVVTDVGGVKRPVVEAVTTVDWPGGPGRFVGGHPMAGSERAGVVNADPGLLENAVWVLTPVAATAAAALETVRGLVAGLGARAIETTPEKHDELVAAVSHLPYLAAVALTTLIDEGEDRPLKALLAAGGFRDLTRVASGDPRMSRDMVADNAGPVREALRAFRRALADLEEALDDPEALLERAAAAKRARDAVPVVKRGLLASRWELVVAVLDRPGEFARITAALAAANVNIKDIEVLGVRESGGAVRLAFEDAAAQEAGRRALEALGYRVRTRNGG, from the coding sequence GTGAGCGCGGGGCGCACGCTGGCGGTTGCCGGCGTCGGGCTCATCGGCGGCTCGGTGGCGCTGGGCGTGCGGGAGCACGGCCTGTTCGAGCGCGTCATAGGCTTCGACCACGACGCGAAGGCCCTCGACGCGGCCCTGGGCCTGGGCGCCGTGGACGAGGCGCGGCTCGAGCCCGGCGACTGGCTGGCGGACGTGGACGTCCTGGTGCTGGCCGCGCCCACGCGGGCGCTGCCCGACCTGGCCAGGGCGCTCCTCCCCCACCTGAGGCCCACGGCCGTCGTCACCGACGTCGGCGGCGTCAAGCGGCCGGTCGTGGAGGCGGTGACGACCGTCGACTGGCCGGGCGGTCCGGGGCGCTTCGTGGGCGGCCATCCCATGGCCGGCAGCGAGCGCGCCGGCGTCGTGAACGCCGACCCCGGCCTCCTCGAGAACGCCGTCTGGGTACTCACGCCCGTGGCGGCCACCGCTGCGGCGGCGCTGGAGACGGTGCGCGGCCTCGTGGCGGGGCTGGGCGCGCGGGCGATCGAGACGACCCCCGAGAAGCACGACGAGCTCGTCGCCGCCGTCAGCCACCTCCCCTACCTGGCCGCCGTGGCGCTCACGACGCTGATCGACGAGGGCGAGGACCGCCCACTCAAGGCCCTCCTGGCGGCCGGCGGCTTCCGCGACCTCACCCGCGTCGCCAGCGGCGACCCGCGCATGAGCCGCGACATGGTCGCCGACAACGCCGGACCGGTCCGCGAGGCGCTGCGGGCCTTCAGGCGCGCTCTAGCCGACCTCGAGGAGGCCCTCGACGACCCGGAGGCGCTGCTGGAGCGCGCCGCGGCCGCCAAGCGCGCCCGCGACGCCGTCCCGGTGGTGAAGCGGGGCCTGCTCGCCTCGCGCTGGGAGCTCGTCGTGGCGGTGCTCGACCGGCCCGGCGAGTTCGCGCGCATCACGGCGGCGCTCGCCGCCGCGAACGTGAACATCAAGGACATCGAGGTCCTCGGCGTCCGGGAGTCGGGCGGCGCGGTGCGCCTGGCGTTCGAGGACGCCGCGGCGCAGGAGGCCGGCCGACGCGCCCTCGAGGCGCTGGGCTACAGGGTGCGCACCCGCAACGGCGGCTGA